The proteins below are encoded in one region of Cyclopterus lumpus isolate fCycLum1 chromosome 8, fCycLum1.pri, whole genome shotgun sequence:
- the znf750 gene encoding zinc finger protein 750 isoform X2, with translation METAQERKPKRPHYIPRPPGKPYKPHELSMPIAGPRYLPLDLYGPALGPKDYDLYVHSRSSLDSLNTSTRKESNHGQRGDKETRLSPKEGCSALGSPDRPSHAHIIQRHTEAPHYTNKSDPQATTQLGHTATPIEPFKTDIRLEESAKTLLQLRTLHVDGGSAESNRYFSVPVSEPCPKKTADQDSENNREDLTPLNLSTRNQDKEKSPSDHRLRCSETENLNREELPLNLSLRPSYSSPVHSSALGTSEDLEPKPETELDEEPCDQRQTAALALCQLAIARSAASSCGFNTADRTSENYTDTVSSGSPKKTKHTTVAKKTGVKRANSGQADNKCHKPNKRAKAPGRALRRRPRCC, from the exons ATGGAAACCGCTCAGGAACGCAAGCCAAAAAGGCCCCACTACATTCCTCGACCGCCAGGCAAGCCGTACAA ACCGCATGAGCTCTCCATGCCAATCGCAGGACCCAGATATCTTCCTTTGGATTTGTACGGCCCGGCCCTTGGGCCAAAGGATTATGACTTGTACGTGCATTCCCGGTCCAGTCTCGACAGCCTCAACACATCTACACGAAAGGAGAGCAACCACGGGCAAAGAGGCGACAAGGAAACCAGGCTGAGTCCTAAAGAGGGTTGTTCAGCGTTGGGGTCCCCTGACAGACCCAGTCATGCACACatcatccagagacacacagaagCCCCACACTACACCAACAAGAGTGACCCACAGGCAACCACCCAACTAGGACATACAGCTACACCCATTGAACCTTTCAAAACCGACATAAGGCTTGAAGAGTCTGCCAAAACCTTGCTGCAGTTAAGAACTCTGCATGTGGATGGAGG ATCGGCCGAGAGCAACAGATATTTCTCTGTGCCTGTTTCTGAGCCGTGTCCTAAAAAAACAGCAGACCAAGATAGTGAGAACAACAGAGAAGATTTGACCCCCCTAAACCTCTCAACAAGGAACCAGGACAAAGAAAAAAGTCCATCTGACCACAGACTGAGGTGCTCAGAGACAGAGAACTTAAACAGGGAAGAGTTGCCTCTGAACCTCAGCCTGCGACCTTCTTATAGCAGCCCTGTTCACAGCTCTGCTCTGGGCACTTCAGAAGATCTTGAGCCGAAGCCAGAAACTGAGCTGGATGAAGAACCATGTGACCAGAGGCAGACTGCAGCACTGGCACTCTGTCAGCTAGCCATTGCACGTTCTGCTGCCTCTTCATGTGGCTTCAACACTGCAGATAGGACTTCGGAGAATTACACAGACACTGTAAGTTCTGGCTCACCAAAGAAGACCAAACACACAACTGTGGCTAAAAAAACTGGTGTGAAAAGAGCAAACAGTGGCCAGGCTGATAACAAGTGCCATAAACCAAACAAGAGAGCAAAAGCACCAGGACGGGCTCTGAGGAGGAGGCCTCGCTGCTGCTAA
- the znf750 gene encoding zinc finger protein 750 isoform X1 — METAQERKPKRPHYIPRPPGKPYKYHCFQCPFTCNEKSHLFNHMKYNLCKNSISLMSQKNGQTARQVKPVVKEVPDKSKDCPSPLPAVQNNSPEKQGTKGNKAESGGDTEEVDVGCDSPVNKESQSVTKSNTVIEGGNENKSLPRPSAFSPVTPKSDGAEAFMPSVQQPEDSQAPVPTFSHPGFPWGTMSSSIALKPFPPPIVPEYTPYLLPDRPLYPPYYLPANHHANEPNAPSFRPEVMDPPVVPQPIAPPHASLFPPYPYRYCHPLHSNPPVHFTLYRPHELSMPIAGPRYLPLDLYGPALGPKDYDLYVHSRSSLDSLNTSTRKESNHGQRGDKETRLSPKEGCSALGSPDRPSHAHIIQRHTEAPHYTNKSDPQATTQLGHTATPIEPFKTDIRLEESAKTLLQLRTLHVDGGSAESNRYFSVPVSEPCPKKTADQDSENNREDLTPLNLSTRNQDKEKSPSDHRLRCSETENLNREELPLNLSLRPSYSSPVHSSALGTSEDLEPKPETELDEEPCDQRQTAALALCQLAIARSAASSCGFNTADRTSENYTDTVSSGSPKKTKHTTVAKKTGVKRANSGQADNKCHKPNKRAKAPGRALRRRPRCC; from the exons ATGGAAACCGCTCAGGAACGCAAGCCAAAAAGGCCCCACTACATTCCTCGACCGCCAGGCAAGCCGTACAAGTACCATTGTTTCCAGTGTCCTTTCACCTGCAATGAAAAGTCGCACCTCTTCAACCACATGAAATATAACTTGTGTAAGAACTCCATCTCCCTGATGTCACAGAAAAATGGCCAAACAGCCCGACAGGTCAAGCCTGTGGTAAAGGAAGTCCCTGACAAATCTAAGGACTGTCCGAGCCCCCTGCCAGCAGTTCAGAACAATAGTCCTGAGAAACAAGGTACTAAGGGGAACAAAGCTGAGAGCGGAGGTGACACTGAAGAAGTAGACGTTGGGTGTGACAGTCCAGTCAATAAGGAAAGCCAGAGTGTGACAAAATCAAATACAGTAATAGAGGGAGGGAATGAGAACAAGTCTCTGCCACGCCCATCTGCTTTCTCCCCTGTCACACCCAAAAGTGACGGAGCAGAAGCCTTCATGCCATCTGTGCAGCAGCCAGAGGATTCACAAGCTCCTGTTCCCACTTTCAGCCACCCAGGTTTTCCATGGGGCACGATGTCTTCATCCATTGCCTTAAAACCATTCCCTCCTCCCATAGTTCCTGAATACACTCCTTACCTCCTGCCTGACCGGCCCCTGTATCCACCATACTACCTCCCAGCAAACCACCATGCAAATGAGCCAAACGCTCCCTCTTTCCGGCCAGAGGTTATGGATCCGCCTGTGGTGCCACAACCCATTGCCCCACCTCACGCTTCGCTCTTTCCCCCGTACCCATACAGATATTGCCACCCTCTTCACTCAAACCCCCCTGTGCATTTTACCCTTTACAGACCGCATGAGCTCTCCATGCCAATCGCAGGACCCAGATATCTTCCTTTGGATTTGTACGGCCCGGCCCTTGGGCCAAAGGATTATGACTTGTACGTGCATTCCCGGTCCAGTCTCGACAGCCTCAACACATCTACACGAAAGGAGAGCAACCACGGGCAAAGAGGCGACAAGGAAACCAGGCTGAGTCCTAAAGAGGGTTGTTCAGCGTTGGGGTCCCCTGACAGACCCAGTCATGCACACatcatccagagacacacagaagCCCCACACTACACCAACAAGAGTGACCCACAGGCAACCACCCAACTAGGACATACAGCTACACCCATTGAACCTTTCAAAACCGACATAAGGCTTGAAGAGTCTGCCAAAACCTTGCTGCAGTTAAGAACTCTGCATGTGGATGGAGG ATCGGCCGAGAGCAACAGATATTTCTCTGTGCCTGTTTCTGAGCCGTGTCCTAAAAAAACAGCAGACCAAGATAGTGAGAACAACAGAGAAGATTTGACCCCCCTAAACCTCTCAACAAGGAACCAGGACAAAGAAAAAAGTCCATCTGACCACAGACTGAGGTGCTCAGAGACAGAGAACTTAAACAGGGAAGAGTTGCCTCTGAACCTCAGCCTGCGACCTTCTTATAGCAGCCCTGTTCACAGCTCTGCTCTGGGCACTTCAGAAGATCTTGAGCCGAAGCCAGAAACTGAGCTGGATGAAGAACCATGTGACCAGAGGCAGACTGCAGCACTGGCACTCTGTCAGCTAGCCATTGCACGTTCTGCTGCCTCTTCATGTGGCTTCAACACTGCAGATAGGACTTCGGAGAATTACACAGACACTGTAAGTTCTGGCTCACCAAAGAAGACCAAACACACAACTGTGGCTAAAAAAACTGGTGTGAAAAGAGCAAACAGTGGCCAGGCTGATAACAAGTGCCATAAACCAAACAAGAGAGCAAAAGCACCAGGACGGGCTCTGAGGAGGAGGCCTCGCTGCTGCTAA